ACTCCGGAAAAATATGCCAGTCCACGCGGCGCCTCTGTGGAGAAGGAAAGTCTCTATCTAGTCTCAAATCAGACGACATcagagagaagaagccgcgAGACAACTCCGTCGCGAGATCCACCAATGTTGGAACAAATGGAAACCACAAAATGTAATACGGAAGAGCCATTGCTGTTAGAGCCTGCAATGATTCGGAGAAAGGATTGGACGCCTCCTACGGAGAAATCAGCCGTTATTCTTGATTCTGACACGTCACCATTACAAGACGATCTACATGCGACTGACGAGAATGATCCTAATAAGTCGTTTGGTAACATTGTTTCTGCTTACATGTGTATCAACGCTACTACTCAAGAAATTGAAACACATCAGGGTGATGAATCTAATGCGCAGAAGATCAAGACTACATTTCCAGAAGCCGAGTCAACTCCTGGCCCTCCGATTACCAGGAAGTCCGTCACCAGACCAAAGGCGATGCGGAAAAAGGCCAGAACCATTACCGCCATCGCTACAGCCGCCTACAGACAACCATCTGAAGCTGAGCCTACAAATGGAATACGAGATGTATCTCCTCTTACAAAACCTAAGCCGTTAGCTAAAACGACGAAAAACACCAAGCCTCGTAAAAGACCGTCAAAAACGAAGAAAAAGCAGGAACCGCCAAAGCCGGTGCTGTTCTCTCCTGAAACGGCACTAAGGCAAGTTGCCAAGCAGGACTTTGTATTTGGAACCTCTAGCCAGTTAGCTACAGAACGGTCACCGACGTTTCTGAGAGACCTGCACCTTACGATGAAGAACTCAAACCAGCTCGACTATGTCGATTTCACAACTCCATTGAATAGCGACGCTATTGAGCCACCCGAAGGTCGGTCACGGCTTTGGAATGCTGCAGCCAGAGATGCAGACGGTGATCTGTTCGACGTGGAAGTGGTCAATCTCACTGAAGCCAGCCCGGAATTTCCAAAGACGCCGGGTGCCGTAGACCCCTTTGGATATTTTAAGGGCGACGACGCACTAACTCCATCTCATGCTTCTGGGTCTACGATAAGTAGCGATAAGGGGAAAGAGTCAGTTGCCGATTTGCCGGCTATCCTATCTACCGCAGGATCGCGAGCGACATATACTGCAACGAATAGTTCAAATGCTCTCAGTGGCATGGGGCCAAGCGTACAGCAGACGGGAAAGCTATCAGTCACCCTAGAAGTCACAAGCTCGC
The DNA window shown above is from Metarhizium brunneum chromosome 1, complete sequence and carries:
- the SLX4 gene encoding Structure-specific endonuclease subunit SLX4, whose translation is MRSGSESAPIPNDADSTFANARELWQSARCAEVNQLSPSTTPKKVIIVDDIDTPVCILEHEPEAESPRRKSHVPKGSANLSSPGVFELVDEEVTSRRPWKKYKPKTPEKYASPRGASVEKESLYLVSNQTTSERRSRETTPSRDPPMLEQMETTKCNTEEPLLLEPAMIRRKDWTPPTEKSAVILDSDTSPLQDDLHATDENDPNKSFGNIVSAYMCINATTQEIETHQGDESNAQKIKTTFPEAESTPGPPITRKSVTRPKAMRKKARTITAIATAAYRQPSEAEPTNGIRDVSPLTKPKPLAKTTKNTKPRKRPSKTKKKQEPPKPVLFSPETALRQVAKQDFVFGTSSQLATERSPTFLRDLHLTMKNSNQLDYVDFTTPLNSDAIEPPEGRSRLWNAAARDADGDLFDVEVVNLTEASPEFPKTPGAVDPFGYFKGDDALTPSHASGSTISSDKGKESVADLPAILSTAGSRATYTATNSSNALSGMGPSVQQTGKLSVTLEVTSSPELASKENTAPRTAKHHSQPTFEHLTDAQLSKEISRYGFKPVKRRSAMIALLDQCWQQTGDASQGIRMLSTAAAISPTKRPRGRPRKDSVEVSRTQEPPPSAQAPETPKKPRGRPRKDSQTTPGKQAVSKRTTTPTKKRTAGSNATPKKAKAVKVVEIPDSESELADPLESSPHSSSSSTLFSPRRDDLAMSVDNDTELSLTMTPTDVQGCLFTHITKAVTTAPRTTNPANPSWHEKILLYDPIVLEDLASWLNSGQLSRVGYDEEVNPVELKKWCESKSICCLWKVNLRGRERKRY